A window of Ranitomeya variabilis isolate aRanVar5 chromosome 2, aRanVar5.hap1, whole genome shotgun sequence contains these coding sequences:
- the LOC143808883 gene encoding uncharacterized protein LOC143808883 isoform X3 produces the protein MPEKKILDLTNEITELLTGEVPVRCQDAAVYFSMEEWAYMEGQKDQYQDVRMKNDPTRSDQDKSNMTARILLLALEIIDLLKGKEHTVVKKMSGDRVTPCMSGGRSKIQSPITELLHSPTPEKKVLELANKITELLTGEVLLRCQDMALYFSMEEWDYIEGHWEQYKDVVVEEHRPLVSPENASDRPEGKVVLSLEFNVKDEDIMSQSSGENLFTLNVHQDHLVKYEQSHTREKPYSCSECGKCFSRKSNLVNHERIHKGKRPFSCSECGKCFISKSDLVRHERIHTGEKPYSCSECGKCFSLKVILITHERIHTGVKLFSCSECGKGFNRKLDLVNHERIHTGEKPYLCSECGKCFSGKNLLTKHKRIHTVEKPFSCSECGKCFKGKSSLGKHERIHKGKRPFSCSECGKCFILKSYLVAHHRIHTGEKPHSCSVCQKRFARKTNLNIHEKIHTGVKPHACSECGKCFPRKSALNKHKSVHTGEKLYSCSECGKWYNTKSNVLAHQITHTGVKPYSCSKCGKCFAAKSSLTVHERIHTGERPYSCSVCQKGFKYKSSLIAHERGHTGKMPYSCSECGKFFMQRSSLITHVKTHTEEKPYSCSECGKCFNTEALLSSHQKDHTGENPVTCNECGICFIYESSLLRHQKIHAVETFSLNKSFQMKHQRSYKVEKPYSCSECGKCFISKDKLHSHQRSHTQGGAV, from the exons GTTCCTGTCAGGTGTCAGGAtgccgctgtctatttctccatggaggagtgggcgtACATGGAAGGACAGAAGGATCAGTACCAGGACGTCAGGATGAAAAATGACCCAACGAGGAGCGACCAGGACAAAAGCAACATGACTGCAAGAATACTACTCCTCGCCCTGGAGATAATCGACTTGTTAAAGGGAAAG GAACACACGGTGGTGAAGAAGATGTCCGGTGACCGTGTGACCCCCTGTATGTCCGGAGGACGGAGCAAGATCCAGAGCCCCATCACAGAACTCCTGCACTCCCCGACACCTGAGAAGAAGGTCCTAGAACTGGCCAACAAGATCACTGAgctgctgaccggagag GTTCTTCTCAGGTGTCAGGACATGGctctctatttctccatggaggagtgggattaTATAGAAGGACACTGGGAGCAGTATAAGGACGTTGTGGTGGAGGAGCATCGGCCTCTTGTATCACCAG AAAATGCAAGTGATCGTCCTGAAGGAAAAGTCGTGTTATCTCTAGAATTTAATGTTAAAGATGAAGATATCATGAGTCAGTCCTCAGGGGAAAACCTCTTTACCCTTAATGTACATCAAGACCATCTTGTTAAATATGAGCAAAGTCACAcgagagagaagccgtattcatgttcagaatgtggtaaatgtttttcaCGAAAATCTAACCTTGTTAATCATGAGAGGATTCACAAAGGAAAaaggccgttttcatgttcagaatgtggaaaatgttttataagtaaatccgatcttgttagacatgagagaattcacacaggagagaagccgtactcatgttcagaatgtggaaaatgtttttcacTCAAAGTTATTCTTATTactcatgagagaattcacacaggagtgaagctgttttcatgttcagaatgtggaaaaggtTTTAATCGTAAATTAGATCTTGTTAACCATGaacgaattcacacaggagagaagccatatttatgttcagaatgtggaaaatgtttttcagGCAAAAATCTTCTTACTAAACATAAGAGAATTCACACagtagagaagccattttcatgttcagaatgtggaaaatgttttaaaggtAAATCAAGTCTTGgtaaacatgagagaattcacaaagGAAAaaggccgttttcatgttcagaatgtggaaaatgttttattttaAAATCATATCTTGTTGCACATcacagaattcacacaggagagaagccgcatTCATGTTCAGTATGCCAGAAACGTTTTGCACGTAAAACAAATCTTAATATAcatgagaaaattcacacaggagtaaAGCCGCatgcttgttcagaatgtgggaaatgttttccaaGGAAATCGGCTCTTAATAAGCATAAAagtgttcacacaggagagaagctgtattcatgttcggaatgtgggaaatggtaTAATACAAAATCAAATGTTTTAGCTCATCAGATAACTCATACAGGagtgaagccgtattcatgttcaaaatgtgggaaatgttttgcagcaaAATCAAGTCTTActgtacatgagagaattcacacaggagagaggccTTATTCATGTTCTGTATGTCAGAAAGGTTTTAAATATAAATCAAGTCTTATTGCACATGAGAGGGGTCACACAGGAAAgatgccgtattcatgttcagaatgtggaaaattctTTATGCAGAGATCAAGTCTTATTACTCATGTGAAAACTCACACAGAAGAAAAGCcgtattcatgctcagaatgtggaaaatgttttaatactGAAGCCCTGCTAAGTTCTCATCAAAAAGATCACACTGGAGAGAATCCAGTTACATGTAACGAATGTGGGATCTGTTTTATATATGAATCAAGTCTTCTCAGACATCAGAAAATTCATGCTGTGGAAACTTTTTCTTTAAACAAATCTTTTCAGATGAAACATCAGAGAAGTTACAAAGTAGAGAAGCCGTACTCATGCTccgaatgtggaaaatgctttattAGCAAAGACAAACTTCATagtcatcagagaagtcacacgcaGGGCGGAGCAGTTTAA